The region taaatcccAGTACATTCACTTTTACAAAGTTCCTCTATTGAGATTTTAATGTTGATTCTAATGACTTGGATTTACAAGTAAACTTAAAATTGATACTGGAAATCCTAAGcagccatttttaattttttacaccGCCATATTTGTGCTGTAGAGTTTTCATATGACAGGTAAACATGAACCACTGACATGAGTTATACTCAACAGTGATGATGAAAGAGTTCACCTaaggcacaggtgtcaaactccagttctcgagggccgctgtcctgcaacttttagatgtgcctctgctgcaccacacctgaatagaataattaggtcattaaggctctggagaactgatctacacaaggaggaggaaattaagccatttcattccagtgttttgtacctgtgacacatctaaaaactgcaggacaccggccctcgaggcctggagtttgacacccctgacctAAGGACTACTCTTAtttattctctgttttattctgtttatgaTCAAGTTAGAAATTAATAACAAATATAAgctgtaacttttttttcccatcaagTTTGTAGAAGgcataatttagattttcttttagaacAAACCAATAAATCATCATCAGTCATTGTGTGAACAGTCAGCTGTAAGATAAGTTCTTAGTGCTAACAAAGATAACACAGCATGATCCTTTAAAGTTTCATATAATCCTCATTCTGTTCTGAGTCAATGTCATCCCTGCTTGGGTCAGATAAGAGAAGCAGCTTATCAGCACAAGAACTGAGTCTGATGCAGTTTAATCTACTGGAGTTCAAGTAGCTAGCTCTGTGTTAGCGAGAGTTGGTAGGAtgatggaggaggagcagaggcagaaaacaaaactcttgGTAGACCGGTCCGTCTAGATTCTGACCCTCATCTGTGCTCTAGAGATTTGGatcaagactaaaaaaaagtagagcccatataaaatgtcttaaattagaCTCCTTTGTGAGTTCTGTCTTAACAGAGGAAGAGTTTTGAATACGTcactgtatttgtgtttgtagagTTAATGTCCTCaagcatattaatggaaagttaaaTGGAAGGAGAAAAGTGTGGTAGAAAATGGGACAGAAGTGGATACCtttaacatttcaacattttgtagatcaaaagtgattttaaaaatttggtTCATTGCGATATTTCgatgaatttaaaattttcGTTAGCTGTCAGCAATAACCTTCAAAATTTACAGGAATAAATCATTGAAATTAACACTCGGTTTtagaattgaaataaaatcgCTTGTTGAAATCAATGTGAACTGTTTGTTCTTTGTCAGAATTAGTACGTGTTTATCAGTATCAACACACGCTATTGAAAACTTAAAACAGAACGCTAGtcattggaaaacatttaaaacaaaaactgaagataaGTCGGATCATTCTGCAGCCAAACAAGttttaataacagaaacaaagaaagaaaaaaaaaacagacagcaggcatgtcaaaaaaaaaaaccagagcGATTTTTACAGCGACTTTTCTGTCCACAAAAATGTGACGACTGCCACACTTATCAGATCAGACTGCATGTGAGATACTATTGGAGAACATAACATACATTCCTCCACTCAACATTGCCctttgttccaaaaaaaaacacacacacacactcagtggCACAAAATGCTTCCGTCTGACATCTACATCAGGTGTAGAGAGACAAATACTGTTGaaactgctggaaaaaaacaaaacaaaaacgggAGCACAATAACAACGAGATAAGATGCAGGAGCCAGAGTTCGTATTCACATTCTTATAgtcaattcagttcatttaaaatgaccCTGAGCAATAATCTGTGTAAACATTTCTACATTCGCTGCACaccaaacaacagaaaagattcAGTGCTTCCTGTTCCACATTCTCCAAGCTCACAAAGCATGTACACATTTTAGGTTTATAGGCATGCTGGTGTCATTTACATACGGTACGTTGCTGTGCATATACACTGGAAAAACATCACACCGCCTCTTCATTTGACTGTCAgggaaatataataaatatgtaGTTACACACTGGTATGCGGGGAGTGCATTCTGTTTCTCCAGCAGTAGGGGGAAGAGTCGGGGGCGCTATTCTGCGTACGAGCTAGGTGAAagacagagagcagcagaggtCGTTCTGAGCCAGACTCTGGATCAGTCTGCACCACTCGGCCCGCTTCTGGGTAATGTAGGCTGGGGTGATGATTTGCACGGGGAGGCGGGGCGAGCCCTCCAGCCTGACCTTCTCGCACAAGGCCTCGGCGATGCAGATGACGTACATGCCGCAGTCGTAGCTGTTCTGCTGCGACGGGCACGGCTCCTCCACGAACAGCGCCTTCCTGCTGGCGCCGAGGAAGGGCTCCAGCTTGCTGCCGATGCGCCGTGCGTGCAGCGAGTTGCTGCCGTTCTGAGAGTCATAGTGCGCGAAGTGATTGGAGCTGCGGCGGTAGAGCAGGAGGCTCCAGTGGGAGCCCCCGGCGGACTGGTTGGAGTTGTCGTTGACGGCCAGGAAGACCCAGCGGCGGGACGGGAGATCCAGCGGCTCCAGGAAGAGGGCCAGCTCGTCAGGACAGGAGGCGCACTTGATGAACTGGGTGACCTCCGGGCTAATGAAGATGGCCGCGTCGCCCAGCACCCTGAAGCGCTCGTTGGCAAAGTATTCAAAGGCGAAACCGATGACCTGGTCGTTGAGCCAGTAGGGGCCTTCCAGTAAGGACACGTCGGAACGCCGCAGCAGGCTATCCTGGTAGCTCAGCACTACAGGATCCATCCTTTGGCAGTTTCAgtctgaaaaaataataataataaaaataaaatctgccagTTAGGTTCgtacaaagtaaaaatagtaACAGGAATGTTATTATCGACGATTCTGCGACTCGTTATGGAAAAATCCCTCTGACAATATAAGCATGCCTTAATCATtatccatttattaatattagcAACACAGCTAAGACTTGTTACTGTTCTGACAATCTGTGTTGCTTCCTCCCAAAAATAggtcagatttttaaatgaatagaaaagTTAACAGTTCTCAAGAAGTAGGAAAATCAATTATGGTAGCaattcaatttctttcaaaacagCAACTATTTTATCTAAATTTTACCAGAGTTTTCTATTATATTTAGTTGCTAAGAATGTTGAAAAACAATCCAGATAGAATCCATTTTAGTTTCAACAATGGATGTTCATTGTTTTTAAtggtaaaattacattttggcTCAATTATGGGATTTTTAAcaagtaaataaacatttacttcaACTGATAAAAATGGAGAATATTCACCGAAGATGGTTTGCTGAACATTGCATaccgattaaaaaaaaaaagtggctgtttttgtgtgtgtctggtttttccacaacttttacaggtttaaacataaataaagggACAATAATTACACCatgatttctgattttaaaaagcagtagCTAccttaacttttgttttctataCATGACCCAGGTATCGTTTGATCTTATTCTTATTGTTCATGCCGTTTGAAAagttgctttgaaaaaaaaaagatagaaacaaaatattaagttcCTCAACTAATAGCTATGATCTTTATATTTACTTCATTGTCTCCCTCTAAAAACGGTAGGCAAAAGACTGAATagttaaaaattacattttagtcaAAAAGTGACCTTCTGCAGTCAAACAGTGGCGTTGATATTTAGTGAGTGATTCTGTAAACAAAAGTAATGAACATGACCGACGCTGTATTAAACTTGTGTAATTTCAAAGCCTTACGTTTAgctaaataaactttacataaACCAACACACATTGATCCAGCATCTAAAAAGGGTTGACTTGATTCGttcatttgagtttttgttaaaaaaaaaaaagtaactcatTTTACAAGCAGACCTGGGTGTTTACATCGGTGTCTGTTGGGTCATAAACTCGTATTGCTGCATTGCGTTTAGTTCACGTTCTGATAGCAGGCAGCTAACAGCCAGCACAGTCTAATGTTAGCACTAGCTAGCCAACCGCTACCTCCACCACCTCACGAAGCTAAATAACTAACTATAACCTACAGGACATGTACACCACAAagtgacaaattaaaacatgctttGTTCGTTTAATGTCCCTACCTTTGAAAGACACATTCAAACAACGAACAGCTTGAAAACTGCACTGTTGTCCCTCATTGCTCTGGCTATCATAAGCCGCATCTGGACagttgggaagacaaaatcagAAG is a window of Xiphophorus maculatus strain JP 163 A chromosome 4, X_maculatus-5.0-male, whole genome shotgun sequence DNA encoding:
- the senp8 gene encoding sentrin-specific protease 8, which produces MDPVVLSYQDSLLRRSDVSLLEGPYWLNDQVIGFAFEYFANERFRVLGDAAIFISPEVTQFIKCASCPDELALFLEPLDLPSRRWVFLAVNDNSNQSAGGSHWSLLLYRRSSNHFAHYDSQNGSNSLHARRIGSKLEPFLGASRKALFVEEPCPSQQNSYDCGMYVICIAEALCEKVRLEGSPRLPVQIITPAYITQKRAEWCRLIQSLAQNDLCCSLSFT